One part of the Chitinivibrionales bacterium genome encodes these proteins:
- a CDS encoding helix-turn-helix domain-containing protein, producing the protein MKKAAHLLHNSKTGIKEIAADLGFFDATHFCKAFKKATGLSPHAFRKSGMYLG; encoded by the coding sequence ATGAAAAAAGCTGCCCATCTGCTGCATAATTCGAAAACCGGTATTAAAGAGATTGCAGCGGACCTCGGTTTTTTCGATGCCACTCATTTCTGCAAGGCATTTAAAAAAGCGACAGGGCTTTCACCCCACGCATTCAGAAAGAGCGGGATGTACCTTGGTTGA